A region of Bacteroidales bacterium DNA encodes the following proteins:
- the hemH gene encoding ferrochelatase, translating into DPFVIDLPWLFRKILVNLIIVPFRAPKSTKLYQQLWEKEGSPLLTNSVKLKEKLSAKMGNEYDVFVAMRYGNPSIDKALEEISKANFTKLIVLPLFPHYAASTTQTAIEAVKSRAKKFPQIPEIQFIEQFYNHPDFLKAWKARAAKYKFEDFDHVVFSYHGLPLSHIQKSHPEQPISSCTCDIEMPTYGKKCYKATVYDTTRLLIKEFGLKKDQYSVSFQSRLNKNWLSPFTDKLLLELAKQGKKKVLLFAPAFVADCLETKVELGIEYTQLFREAGGEKLELVESLNDTDAWVDALDSIIKD; encoded by the coding sequence ACGATCCTTTTGTTATTGATTTACCTTGGCTTTTTAGAAAAATACTGGTTAATTTAATTATCGTTCCTTTCCGTGCGCCCAAATCGACTAAGCTTTATCAGCAATTATGGGAAAAAGAAGGTTCTCCCTTACTGACTAATAGCGTTAAATTAAAAGAAAAGCTATCAGCAAAAATGGGTAATGAATATGATGTTTTTGTAGCTATGCGCTACGGAAATCCATCTATTGATAAAGCTTTAGAGGAAATTTCAAAAGCTAATTTTACTAAACTTATAGTGCTTCCTTTATTTCCGCATTATGCTGCTTCAACAACACAAACGGCTATTGAAGCCGTTAAAAGCAGAGCTAAAAAATTTCCTCAAATTCCCGAAATTCAGTTTATAGAACAGTTTTACAATCATCCTGATTTTTTAAAAGCTTGGAAAGCAAGAGCTGCTAAATATAAGTTTGAAGATTTTGATCATGTCGTTTTTTCTTATCACGGTTTGCCCTTATCGCATATTCAAAAATCTCATCCCGAACAGCCTATCTCTAGCTGTACTTGCGATATTGAAATGCCGACTTACGGTAAAAAGTGTTATAAAGCCACTGTTTATGATACTACCCGATTACTAATAAAGGAATTTGGTTTAAAGAAAGATCAATATTCTGTAAGTTTTCAATCGCGCTTGAATAAAAATTGGTTAAGCCCTTTTACAGATAAACTTTTATTAGAATTAGCTAAACAAGGGAAGAAGAAAGTGCTTTTATTTGCTCCTGCTTTTGTTGCAGATTGTTTGGAAACGAAAGTAGAATTAGGAATTGAATATACTCAACTATTTCGAGAAGCCGGTGGAGAAAAGTTGGAACTTGTTGAAAGTCTGAATGACACTGATGCTTGGGTTGATGCTTTGGATTCTATTATAAAAGATTGA
- a CDS encoding BamA/TamA family outer membrane protein, producing the protein MKKVYNLFILMLFIAFSTNALAQEEVKEKSENKKAEEIKTGWNVGALPVVSFDSDMGFQYGALSSIYNYGDGSRYPEYNHMFYIEASKFTKGGSIFRFAYEGDQLIKGVRINFDLGYLPDDLAAFYGFNGYESVYNAEWEDQDDPAYLSRMIYKHKRNLFRTTADFVGGLGLGKLQWSAGIGYYNFDIGSVDIDKYNDGVDPSDPDYLPDLNTTPGLYENYMAWGLIPTADAEGGSMVSLKAGLTYDSRDNRSNPNRGIWTEAGFFYAPGFLGSADEGFVKFYITHRQYFTVIKNRLTFAYRIGYQDNIAGEAPWYTENMMIIAANRSAFSEGLGGSKSIRGVLRNRVVGDGIAYGNFEARFKAVKFKMMNQNFYIGINGFFDVGKAIDLIPVTVPTGIATADYFDIGSEALHIGYGAGLKIVMNQNFIISVDYGMAADDRDGSSGMYIGLNYLF; encoded by the coding sequence ATGAAAAAAGTTTATAACTTGTTTATCTTGATGCTTTTTATAGCATTTTCAACAAATGCTTTAGCACAGGAAGAAGTAAAAGAAAAATCTGAAAATAAGAAAGCCGAAGAAATTAAAACCGGATGGAACGTAGGCGCACTGCCTGTGGTTTCTTTCGATAGCGATATGGGTTTTCAATACGGTGCTTTATCTAGCATCTACAATTATGGCGATGGCAGCCGCTATCCGGAATACAATCATATGTTTTATATAGAGGCTTCTAAATTTACAAAAGGAGGAAGTATTTTCCGCTTTGCCTACGAAGGCGATCAGTTAATAAAAGGCGTTAGAATAAATTTCGACTTAGGCTATTTGCCCGATGATTTAGCTGCATTTTATGGCTTTAATGGTTATGAATCTGTCTATAATGCAGAATGGGAAGATCAAGATGATCCTGCTTATTTAAGCCGGATGATTTATAAACATAAGCGTAATTTATTCCGTACTACTGCCGATTTTGTTGGCGGTTTAGGCCTTGGTAAACTGCAATGGTCTGCTGGAATAGGCTATTATAATTTTGATATCGGTTCAGTAGATATAGATAAATATAATGATGGTGTAGATCCATCCGACCCAGATTATCTACCAGATTTAAATACCACTCCCGGCTTATATGAAAACTATATGGCTTGGGGATTAATCCCAACTGCTGATGCCGAAGGTGGTTCAATGGTAAGCTTAAAAGCGGGATTAACTTACGATTCTCGTGATAACCGATCCAACCCTAATAGAGGAATATGGACAGAAGCAGGTTTCTTTTATGCTCCCGGCTTTTTAGGTAGTGCAGATGAGGGATTTGTGAAGTTTTATATTACACATCGTCAGTATTTCACAGTAATAAAAAACCGTTTAACCTTTGCTTATCGTATAGGTTATCAAGATAATATTGCAGGGGAAGCCCCTTGGTACACTGAGAATATGATGATTATTGCTGCTAATCGTTCTGCTTTCTCCGAAGGCTTAGGTGGTAGCAAAAGTATCCGTGGTGTACTGCGTAATCGTGTTGTTGGTGATGGTATTGCTTACGGAAATTTTGAGGCTCGTTTTAAAGCTGTTAAATTTAAAATGATGAACCAGAATTTTTATATTGGAATTAACGGATTCTTTGATGTAGGTAAAGCAATTGATTTAATACCGGTGACAGTTCCAACAGGAATTGCAACTGCTGATTATTTTGATATTGGATCGGAAGCATTACATATAGGATATGGTGCCGGTTTAAAAATTGTGATGAACCAAAACTTTATTATCAGTGTAGATTACGGTATGGCTGCTGATGATAGAGATGGCAGCTCCGGAATGTATATTGGCTTGAATTATCTTTTCTAG
- a CDS encoding nucleotide pyrophosphohydrolase produces MHIKEAQDAVDQWIKRNGVRYFNELTNMVILSEEVGEMARIISRTYGEQSFKESDKEVNLADEMADVLFVLICMANQTGIDLTTAFKKNIEKKTNRDSERHKNNQKLK; encoded by the coding sequence ATGCATATTAAAGAAGCTCAAGATGCAGTAGATCAATGGATTAAAAGAAACGGCGTTCGTTACTTTAATGAGCTTACCAATATGGTCATTTTAAGTGAAGAAGTTGGAGAAATGGCACGTATTATTAGTCGAACTTACGGAGAACAATCTTTTAAAGAAAGCGACAAAGAAGTAAATCTTGCCGATGAAATGGCTGATGTATTATTTGTTTTGATATGTATGGCAAATCAAACGGGAATAGATTTAACAACAGCTTTTAAAAAGAATATTGAGAAGAAAACAAATCGCGATAGCGAGCGACATAAAAACAATCAGAAACTAAAATAA